The sequence below is a genomic window from Escherichia marmotae.
GGTTTGATTTCATAGGTTTTACGCAGCAGATAATAAACCGTTAAGCCTTTCAGGAACGAGGCGGCAGCTTGCTCAAAAGAGATCGCTGCTGGCAGAATCGCTGCTTTATCAGCATTGACGTTATGCACAGAACTGTAAGCCCCTAATGCCGCCTGCGCATAGACCACGCGATCGCCTGCTTTAATATGTTTCACACTACTGCCGACTTTACTTACTATGCCAGCCGCTTCGGTGCCTAATCCACTGGGCAGTGATGGCGGCGGATAAAGGCCGCTGCGGATATACGTGTCGATAAAATTGATGCCAATCGCTTTATTTTCGACCTGGATTTCATTCTCTGCTGGATCGGCAGGAGTAAACTCCACGGCTTGCAGTACTTCCGGGCCACCATGCTTGTGAAATTCGATGCGCGTTGCCATTTAAACTCCTTTACTGAGCGACATATCTGTTTTAAGCCTAACAGTAGTCGCCAGGCCACGCGGGGATTTTTTCCGGTCTGCGGTCACAACCCGGAATATCTCTGGTCAGTATGAAACAGCGTCGCCAAAATCCAGTTTTGCCACTGGTGCTCAAAGTTGGTTAGCGTTAATACGCCTCGCTCACGGCACGGGCGAGTCCAGGTTTGGTAACTATTAGCATCCAGACAAACACAAATCATAAATTGCCGGGCATCCTGATTTTCAGGCCGAAAACGCCAGGTCAGGAGTGGCCCACCGGGTGTTTGCGGTGCGATACCGGCTTCACCATCATAGATCGCTCTGGCACCACGACTTCCTCCACCGTTTTCGATATAGCATTGTAAAGAGCGTAGTACCGCCAGCGCCAGTTGCGCACTTTGCCGCCACTGGAAAGATTGGGCGAGGCTGTTTTCATCGCTTTGAATACCTTCCCGGCGAATATCTTCACAGAGTGTTGCTATGGTTTGCGTGGCAGCGTTGATCCCCTGTGTATGACACAAAATTGCGGCATGGTGGCTCATGGTATTTTGTATCGCTTCTCGCACGTTGTCGCGCAGCAGTCCTTGATTCAGGTACTGTTGCGCCTCGTTAATCGTACTGAGAATTTGTTGCCTCTCGAGAGGGAGGTTTTGGCTTTTCTGATGAGCAATATGCAATGCACAGCGGCGGGCGAAAACTTGCCCGGCATTGAGCGCTGATCCACCAGGGCGCGTGACACCATGTGTTCCGGCATTTTCTCCGACAGCATAACAACCAATTAGCGAGGTACGCCCCCAAATATCAACATCAATTCCGCCATTAAGATGTTGATTGTTTAACGTAAATTTTAGTGGTGAGGCAGTCAGGTCATGACCATGCATCTGATACAAACGAAGAGCCAGTGGATTCATCTGTGTTAATCGAGCCAGTGGTTGCGCTAACAGAGCGTGATTTTCTTGCAGATAGCCGATGACATCATCATCCAGTTCCTGCAGGTTGAATGGCGTTCCGTCCGCTGCGGGGGCCGGTTCCTGCAGAAAATCGAGGAAAACATCGCGCCCTTTTTGTGTCTCCTCATATACCGCGACATCTAGCAGGCTGGAGCCATATTCCAGCATTCGTTCCGCGTGAAACGGCCATTGGTAACCTTTGCGAAATATAGCGGAGGCCAGCATACGAGTCGTGGGGTAATAAGCTGCCAGAAAATTATACTGACGTCCGGAGTGGTCCTGCGAGTAGATGCGCGGCATTGCTTGCATGTAAGTACCGGAAAGATTCCACGGAAACTGGCTGCGCGGTGTACCGATACCAAACTGACTTTCCGTAAGATTCACCAGGGTTATACCTGCTTCCAGTGCCATGCCCAACGCACTAAAGCAGTTCACCGGATAGACACTGTCACGATAAAGTTCACCAGGCCCCCCCGTGGCTAAAACCAGATGTTGGCAGCGAATCACTACCATTCGCCAGGGATTATCCCGACAGGCTTTATCGATTGCGATCACCCCTGCGACTCGTCTATTTTCTCCTTCATCACTGGTCAGGATACGAATCGCTGTTGTGTGATCGCAAAGAGGGATATTAAGGCGCATTGCCTCCTGAGCCAGCACCTTAACCATCAGGCGCGATGTGCGTGGGCCGCAACTGGTTGCGCGGCCAAACTCATCGTGATCGGTTTGATAACGCAACGTTGCGCCAAAGAGATCTTCTGGCAAATCCAGACCCAGATATTTCAGTACTTCACAGGTGTTCACTGATCCGACGGCCTCAACATATGCAGTGTCATAATCCATCGAACCACCCGCCGCCAGAGAGTCACTTAATGCCAGAAAATGGTCACCATTTGCACGAGTATTGGCGGTGTGAAGCGTTTGTTTATCAGAACCAGAACAGGCGGAAGTGCCCCAGAAGGCTTTGCTGGAGGCTACCATCACATCGACATTCTGTCGCTTGAGCTCAACTGCGGCACGCCACCCGGCGGCACCGCTTCCCAAAACCAGAGTGTTGCAAAGGTACTCTGGCAATAGTGAACCGTTGAGGTCGATATACCCGCTGGTCTGAGCCAGCGGTGCGTAATGGGGCATTTTCACGTCTATCAGGGAATCGATAATGGATTCAGAGACATTATGCGTCATGGTATGACCCCGTAGTTTGATTGCGTCGGGAGACGGTGATCACGCTTGCATCGGCCAGATCATCAAGATCACGATCGCGTGTTTCTGGCGCAAAAAAGGTCGCAATGATCGTGCCAACGGTCAACAGACTGAGGTAAATCGCAATTGGCATCCAGGCGGCAATACCGCTTGGATCGTTGGTGTGAATTACCCAGGAGATGATGGCTGAGCCAACCAGCGGGGCGATCCCACCCGCGATAACTGCAGAAACTTCCCTTGCCAGTGCTACACCAATATAACGATGGCGGGCACCAAACAATTCCGGCAGGAAAGCGCCCTGAGCGCCGAACATCCCCCACGCCCCAACACCCAACGCCAGAGAAAGAGAGACAATCGTGACCGGAACATTGCCGTGGCTGAAAGACCACCATACCGGAAAGGTGATCAATAGCTGAAAAATTGCCAGGCTGCGATAGACAATAACCCTACCGAAGCGGTCTGTCAGCCAACCAGCAACGGGCACCATAATTGCGCCTACCACCACCGCGGACATTAGACACAGTGTGCCGACCGATTTATCCAGCTCAACCACACCAACGATATAGCTAATAGCTAAAGCCTGATAAATCGAAGAGCCGCTGTTTTCTGCCAGGCGCAAACCAATCCCCACGAAGACGTTGCGGCGTGACGTTTTCAGCAAATTGCGTAAAGGTGATTCTGTAACTTGTTGGCGAGCTTCAAGTTTGGCGAATGACGGTGACTCTTTAAGATGCAGACGAATATAAATGGCCACCGCGATAATCACCACGCTGGAGAGGAAGGGCAGACGCCACCACCAGGTTTCGGCAAGATTTGTCACATTGTGGAGCAGGATGAAGTAAACGGCAGATGCCATAAACGTACCAATCTGAATACCAAGGAACGGCAGCGCAGCGTAATAACCCCGTTTGCCGTTGGGGGCATATTCGGTCATCAGTACAGCCGCTCCAGCCTGTTCCGCACCCGCGCCAAGCCCTTGTAACAGGCGTAATGCGATAAGCATGATCGGTGCCCAGATCCCTGCTGTTTCGTAGGTGGGTAAAACCCCAATCAACGTGCTGGCGATCCCCATTAACAACACCGTTGCGAGCAGGACAAATTTACGTCCCAGACGATCACCTAATGAGCCGAAGAGAATGCCGCCTACCGGTCTGACGGCAAACCCGAGAAAGTAAGTACCAAAACTGGCGATAAGCGCCATTCCCGGTTCCTGATTAGGAAAAAAGAGTGGCCCAAAAATAATGGCGGAGGCCAGGCTGTAAAGTGCGAAATCGTAGTATTCCAGTGCGCTGCCGAGAGAGCAGGTCCACGCCGCGCGACGTAGATCTGCTGATGAAACATTCGTTTTTTCAGCTAGTTGTGTAGGTTGCATGATGTATCTCCTTTCAGACGGATAAAAGAGATCCGCCCAAAATCAATGGGATTCTGCGTTGTTGTTAAAATCCAAAATGAAACGTTAAGTTATCGGGCGCTAAAGTTCGGTTGACGCTTCTCGGCAAATGCCTGACTGCCTTCACGAGCATCTTGAGTAGTGGAGGAAAAAGCGCCAGCCAGTGCTTCAAGCGTTGAGGCCACGGCAATACCTTCACCGGCATCAATAACCTGTTTGGCTAGCTGCACAGCAATGGGAGCGCGCTGGGCGATACGTTGTGCCAGTTGCTGCCCGGCATCGTGTAACGCTTCTCTGGCGACAACACGATTTACCAGTCCGCAGGACAGTGCACGTTGCGCATCCAGTGGTTCGCCCGTAAATATCAATTCTTTCACCAGTGAGCGCCCAATCAGTGCCGTCAGCCGCTGAGTACCTGACCAGCCAGGCACTGTCGCCAGCCCGGTTTCTGGTAGCGCCATCCGTGCTTCGTCGCTACAAATACGGATATCGGCGGTAGCAGCCAGTTCCAGGCCACCGCCATAGGCGAGGCCGTGCATCAGAGCAATTACGGGCTGTGGCAGTTGTGCCAGTGCGTCAAATGCCTGATGACCGCGACGGATCCAGTTGCGCCACATATCGAGCGCAGAAAGAGAGGACCAGCGATGAATATCCGCGCCGACACAAAATGCTTTTTCACTGGCACTGGTCAGTAGTACCACGCGGATCTCCGAATCAGTTTCCAGCGTATGGCAATGTGTCAGTAGCTGTTCAAGCATCTCCGGAGTTAATGCGTTGAGTTTCGCCGGGCGGTTAATCACCAGTGTGGCAACGAAATCGTTGCGCAGGAGGTCAATGGTGCCGTTACTCATGGTCACTTCCTTGTTGAAAATAGAGGGGATTCATTAACTGGAGATCGTCTGCCAGACGGAGTGGGGCATCGCTTTGGGAGAGAATGTCGCGTTCAGGCTCAATACCCGGGGCAATTTCCGTGACCAGTAACCCGTCTGGTGTTAATTCCAACACGCAGCGTTCAGTGATGTATTGCACTTGTTGACCTCGCGCCATCGCGCGTTTGCCAGAGAACGTCATGTGGGCGACTTCTTGCACCAGTTTTTTGGCTTTGCCTTCTTTAATGATACGTAGTTGGCCATCTTCCAGTTGTAGCTGTGCACCTGCATTGAAAAAGCCAGAGAAAATAATCCGCTTCGCATGTGAAGTGATATCAATAAAACCACCGCATCCGGCAGTCACATGTGGACGAGCGGGCAGATGCGAGACGTTTACTGAGCCATCTGCGCCGATTTGTAAAAATGACATCAGAGTGAGATCAAAGCCACCGCCCTGGAAATAGGTGAATTGCTGGGGAGAGGGCAAAAATGCTTCCGCATTAGAAGCGCAGCCGAACTGAAATTCCAGCAGTGGAACTCCGCCAATCGCCCCTTGTTCCAGCAGCCAGGTGACGTCACCGTGGCGACCTTGTTCCAGCAAAATACGCGGCACGTTGGCAGAAATACCAAAGCCAATATTTACCGCATCACCACGTTGTAGTTCTTGCGCGACTCGCTGGG
It includes:
- a CDS encoding FAD-dependent oxidoreductase; amino-acid sequence: MTHNVSESIIDSLIDVKMPHYAPLAQTSGYIDLNGSLLPEYLCNTLVLGSGAAGWRAAVELKRQNVDVMVASSKAFWGTSACSGSDKQTLHTANTRANGDHFLALSDSLAAGGSMDYDTAYVEAVGSVNTCEVLKYLGLDLPEDLFGATLRYQTDHDEFGRATSCGPRTSRLMVKVLAQEAMRLNIPLCDHTTAIRILTSDEGENRRVAGVIAIDKACRDNPWRMVVIRCQHLVLATGGPGELYRDSVYPVNCFSALGMALEAGITLVNLTESQFGIGTPRSQFPWNLSGTYMQAMPRIYSQDHSGRQYNFLAAYYPTTRMLASAIFRKGYQWPFHAERMLEYGSSLLDVAVYEETQKGRDVFLDFLQEPAPAADGTPFNLQELDDDVIGYLQENHALLAQPLARLTQMNPLALRLYQMHGHDLTASPLKFTLNNQHLNGGIDVDIWGRTSLIGCYAVGENAGTHGVTRPGGSALNAGQVFARRCALHIAHQKSQNLPLERQQILSTINEAQQYLNQGLLRDNVREAIQNTMSHHAAILCHTQGINAATQTIATLCEDIRREGIQSDENSLAQSFQWRQSAQLALAVLRSLQCYIENGGGSRGARAIYDGEAGIAPQTPGGPLLTWRFRPENQDARQFMICVCLDANSYQTWTRPCRERGVLTLTNFEHQWQNWILATLFHTDQRYSGL
- a CDS encoding MFS transporter, whose amino-acid sequence is MQPTQLAEKTNVSSADLRRAAWTCSLGSALEYYDFALYSLASAIIFGPLFFPNQEPGMALIASFGTYFLGFAVRPVGGILFGSLGDRLGRKFVLLATVLLMGIASTLIGVLPTYETAGIWAPIMLIALRLLQGLGAGAEQAGAAVLMTEYAPNGKRGYYAALPFLGIQIGTFMASAVYFILLHNVTNLAETWWWRLPFLSSVVIIAVAIYIRLHLKESPSFAKLEARQQVTESPLRNLLKTSRRNVFVGIGLRLAENSGSSIYQALAISYIVGVVELDKSVGTLCLMSAVVVGAIMVPVAGWLTDRFGRVIVYRSLAIFQLLITFPVWWSFSHGNVPVTIVSLSLALGVGAWGMFGAQGAFLPELFGARHRYIGVALAREVSAVIAGGIAPLVGSAIISWVIHTNDPSGIAAWMPIAIYLSLLTVGTIIATFFAPETRDRDLDDLADASVITVSRRNQTTGSYHDA
- a CDS encoding enoyl-CoA hydratase/isomerase family protein yields the protein MSNGTIDLLRNDFVATLVINRPAKLNALTPEMLEQLLTHCHTLETDSEIRVVLLTSASEKAFCVGADIHRWSSLSALDMWRNWIRRGHQAFDALAQLPQPVIALMHGLAYGGGLELAATADIRICSDEARMALPETGLATVPGWSGTQRLTALIGRSLVKELIFTGEPLDAQRALSCGLVNRVVAREALHDAGQQLAQRIAQRAPIAVQLAKQVIDAGEGIAVASTLEALAGAFSSTTQDAREGSQAFAEKRQPNFSAR